The Elaeis guineensis isolate ETL-2024a chromosome 14, EG11, whole genome shotgun sequence genomic sequence CTTTAATTCATAGAGGTATTAATAGTACAATCTTAATGTATCTCAAGGATGGTAGGTTTGCAGAGTATCATGATTCAATCCTAGGAATGGTAAAGTCAAGTCTCTTTAATGATTTGGTTTATTTATTGCAACATGGACCTCACAGTCAAAATCAAAGATAGAAATATTCTCAAAACtttagagatagaaatcaaactcCAGAATCTCAATATGCTACTTGGTTCCTATCCGGCCACAGTCTTTATAAGGATGTATTTCAAAAACCATCAATACCTCCAATCACATAGGAGTCTTGAACAAAAGAATTCTAGGACAAACTGATTACTTCCAAACTGACCCAAGCAAGAGAAATGTGTTCATTCCTAGAATACTGATCTGGGATCAAGTTCAACTCTCTGATGATTGGCTTCTCAAAAAGTCAATTCCAACAATTAGACAAGAGCGTAGCCAACTTGAGACGGTCACCACAACACAAGAAGGTGATGTTTCAATTCAATTTAACAGGatgaaaattgagagaaataatAATTGTAGATTTGATTTTCCAGCTATTTCTTCAACCTCAACTCCTTCTGCTGCTCCGATGAGATAAAGCTGCTCAATAAACATCAATTTGGCCCAAGTAGACCTTAGGCCCAATATTTCTCAACCTACCTATCAAGAactatgttaggatttgacgcctcgagattcagcccacattgagcccacagcgaggttcgcggcgaaaaacggagtccaacgagatcaagatcacctgaatcggagctcggatggaggagatacgagcttttgaagtcggcatgagaatcgaggcggtggaggaccgccggcgaccggcggcgggcggcagcggcgcggctgcaggcggcggcgcgcgggacgcgcgtcccaggcccgcgcgggacgcgcgtcccaggcccaggcccgcgcgggacgcgcgacccaggcccaggcccgcgcgggacgcgcgacccagcggcctgctggcccttgccccggtccaccgtggaccgggtggtccacggcgcggtctgtggaccgcgtggacgtttcccacgcgtttctcgcggtccacggccctatttcgtggaccggagcgcgatcggacccaggtggctcccggtcttgatcggacggtctgggacgtgatttggcttgattaaggagtcctaatccttctctaacatGTTTTAAGtcttgtttaagcctttaaaaggtgtttaagcttttaaaaggcctgagacgaacaggaGAGAGTGCGGTTttcggttttctcgccgccgtacgaaccgagaggagagagagagaggcgtgaggcgctgtgagagaaggagcaggaggctcctggacagcggtcgccaggctcttcaggggttcaggggggtctccaagagagagagcttttgtgagggaaactttatgtgagagataattgggtgtacaagggttgagggtgaggtctcctcttgtaaaattttcttttcatagtgaagtttgcatgccccgtggaggcgagcccttttgtggctgatccacgtattttgattgtttttccttttgttttgtttcttctttcttcctgctgcatcgcgtggtactgaaaggatcttgggaggtggtgttttggccagacatccacccaacaaactAGTTAGAGTAGAATCCCCAAATATGCCTCCAACCTACTCTCAAATGGCTGATCCTAAAATCAATGTAATCAATTCAGAATTTATCATAGATAAAAACCTCCTTAGAAGATAATTTTATACTGAatacaataaaataaaaagagaaaaatttttcaaaacttaCAATAAAGCCCAAAAAGATGAAATTCAATTACGCTGTTATGCATTTATGAATTCAATCAGAGACCATATTAGATTCTTTGATTAGTTCAACTGGTTCGTCCTCCTTTTCAAGAAGTAAAAATTTCTGTTAGGAAAATCTAAGTGACAGCAAGCCCTTTAAAAGTCAAAAGTGATCTTCCTGAAGTAGTAAAGGATAgagacataaaaaatataattgaacaaaataattttacaaaccaaaatttgaaaataataggAAATCAACTCACAAGAATAGAAGAAAAAATAGTTGAAGACAAATCTCAAGTTAAATCTTCAAGCACGACATCAATATTTAAACCCTTTGAAGTGTCTAAAAAATATAGTGAACAAATTCACGAAAAAGATCTGTTGGGAGAAGTTAACAAAAGATTAAAAATCTTTGAATTAATTCACAATATTTTAGATACCCCAGAAAGAAGTAGATGGCAATCAATCTCTGCATTGACCCAGAAAGATGATAACCTAAACCAATCTACATAACCAACCCAAAATGAAGATTTTAGTTCAGAGTCTTGTTTACCTGATCTAGAAATCCTCAgcccaaatttaaaaattaataacatCAAAAATTGGGCTAGTTCTTCAAAACCAATTGGTCCAAATCCTTAAAGACCATTCTGGTTCAGGCTTTCAATGCCAGATTTGGGCTTCGAAGAAAAGTCTCTAATCCAAAATCAATATTCGGCCACAGCAATCTATGAATGGAACATAGATGATTTGGTCAAGTCAAAACTAAATAATGGGGATCCTACATCGATGATCTAAGCCGTTGGATATCATTTACTACCTCAAAACTGCTTCTACACCTAAAATTATATGATTGAGAACCTTTGATTTATGCATCAAGTGATaaaaaaatacatctaattcaattttgtttaaaatatttaattttttattacttgatgcatagattaggagtcttcatattatatgatttttttttttttttgtatttaaacagttttgagataataaattatattcaataaccTAGATTTTTGATGTAGGATTTTTATTATAGAattttaatctgattagatttagtataaatctgatcgattctaatctatCTCCAGCTCTCCCGTAGGCATTGGATGTGATCAGGCCAACCGACCCAGGGTCAAGTCGGGTCCGGACCAACGCGATCCAGCTTGACCTCTGGTTGCAACTTAAAACAGCCCCATGGATTCAAAGTCCCCCTGCAAGCGAATCCTATGGGCCCGTCAGCGAAGCCGCCCACCTCGCCGCGGTCCCATTCGCCCGCCCCacctcctcctccgccgccgctCCACCAGACCGACGCCGATGAGGAGGACGAGAACGTGAAGCAGCTCAAGGAGTGCTCCGCCCTCTACTTAGCCTTACAGGCAAGccttcccttcttcttcttctttctctcgccCCTCTTTTTGTCTTGGATCTCAACCACACCCATTTTCTGTGTTCTTCCAGGAATGCCTCGTCCAGACCAACCGGAACTGGAAATCCTGCCAACCCGGTACTATATCTTCTTCTTTTGGGCTTATCCATATTGGATTTCACTCTTTTTTGATTTTACTTTTTCAGACGTATGTTATAAaacgctttttttttttggattaatttTAAGGGTTACAAGGACTTTACCGACAATTTTTAGGTCTTTTTGGATTCATGAAATTAGTTTAAGTCGATAGACGTGTTCTGTTTATTTTGGTTTGGACATAAAAACTCAATCTTGTAATTGTCTTTTTGTAGCTGAATTCTTTAAATACGAAGTAGTCACACTAAAATCCGAGTCTTTTTCCATGCTTGAATTGTACGCATATTCTTTTCTGATCTATATGGTAATTCTTTTAGAAAAAATCATCATGTTCCTGTATGTTTCATTGGTAATTGGTAAACAGATATCAAGTAACTTTAGGGAAAAAAAAAGTAACTATGTGAAATAGTCAATAgccataaatttcaaaaataaatatttttgcttGTGGATGCTTGCATGCATATGCTTGATATGTTTCAAAGTTTCAAAATAATATTTGCCTTGGTGCACCTATTGAGAACTGGTTGTTAAAGAAAATGTAAAATCTTTCCTGTTATACTATGTTCCACCATCTGAACTGTTCTAGCATCAACAGCCAACTAGATGCTTAATTTATGAGACCTTTTTCCATTGGTAAATTTATATCTGAAATCTTACTAATATGACTCTCTCACAGTTATATGTTGCATGTCGTCAAATGTAACCAATGCAAAGACTAGATGTTTGTTAAAGTATGTCATTGTGTTCTACATTAGGTTTGTGACTTTTATACTTGTATTGCTTTGGTTTAGTCTATTATGAAGGATTTTCTGTGCCAAATGCATGGGTGATATTTGCATCTTGGAAGCATTCTGTGCAGTTTTTtctggaaaaaaaattatctacatTGAATGTGGGGGCAATTTCCAGAATTTGTGACAATTATGTTTTCCATGAGTTTTATAAGGACATATGATGATAAAAATAGGTTTCATGAATACCTATGAAAATCctccaaacatttttcataaagctattttttttttagtttttaagtATGTGTATTAATGGCTGGACATCTCTAAGGCAGTGAATGTGATCATTTAGatcaagaaaattttattttatatttctatTAATTTCATTGACAGAAAAGATAGAAGAAGAAAATCCATGTTATGATAAATGCAAGGCTTGGGGTCTCCAGATCTGTTATTTTTCCCATGATGAATAAATATTGAGTAGCTTGCAAAACTTAGTTTTATGGGTAAAAACTGGAGCAGTTTATTCCTGATCAGTTC encodes the following:
- the LOC105057863 gene encoding uncharacterized protein, translating into MGPSAKPPTSPRSHSPAPPPPPPPLHQTDADEEDENVKQLKECSALYLALQECLVQTNRNWKSCQPEVQALKACQARRNDGREK